From Triticum urartu cultivar G1812 chromosome 2, Tu2.1, whole genome shotgun sequence, a single genomic window includes:
- the LOC125541328 gene encoding proline-rich receptor-like protein kinase PERK2 — protein MAPSPRICRPPRRAGRPHHSSPSFRSELARAPAPVALPPRAPALAARKTTTSDARSSVRRPALSPPPSSMRASSESGRRTSSSELSTPETTSWPLNPCLALVLTGDAVQRPDQHLPPCPASRSQPPQSLVRDCAKSSEGSPCPLTATTSPAPFGGP, from the exons ATGGCGCCGTCACCCCGCATCTGCCGTCCTCCGCGCCGAGCAGGAAGACCGCACCACTCGTCCCCTTCGTTCAGGTCGGAGCTCGCCAGAGCCCCAGCACCGGTCGCCTTGCCTCCTCGAGCACCCGCGCTCGCCGCACGTAAGACCACCACCAGCGACGCTCGCTCTTCGGTCCGCCGTCCCGCGCTGTCCCCGCCGCCATCATCCATGCGCGCTTCGTCGGAGTCCGGCCGCCGGACCAGCTCATCGGAGCTCTCAACGCCG GAGACCACCTCATGGCCGCTGAACCCCTGCCTCGCCTTGGTTCTCACCGGAGACGCCGTCCAGCGACCGGATCAACACCTCCCTCCGTGCCCTGCATCCCGGAGCCAACCGCCTCAATCCCTCGTCCGCGACTGCGCCAAGTCCAGCGAGGGGTCGCCGTGCCCATTGACCGCAACGACCTCCCCTGCTCCATTTGGTGGACCATGA